Proteins from a genomic interval of Piscinibacter sp. HJYY11:
- the rplW gene encoding 50S ribosomal protein L23, whose amino-acid sequence MSTSTQKPKHDEGRLAQVLVAPIVSEKATSVAEKNNQVLFKVLRDATKPEIKAAVELLFKVEVESIQTVVQKGKVKRFGRSIGRRDHVKKAYVSLKEGQELNFSGEAA is encoded by the coding sequence ATGAGCACCTCAACCCAAAAGCCCAAGCACGACGAAGGCCGCCTGGCTCAGGTGCTGGTCGCTCCGATCGTCAGCGAAAAGGCGACCTCCGTTGCCGAGAAGAACAATCAGGTGTTGTTCAAGGTCCTGCGCGACGCCACCAAGCCCGAGATCAAGGCCGCTGTCGAGCTGCTGTTCAAGGTCGAGGTCGAGTCCATTCAGACCGTGGTCCAGAAGGGTAAGGTCAAGCGTTTCGGCCGTTCGATCGGTCGCCGTGACCATGTCAAGAAGGCCTACGTGTCGCTGAAGGAAGGCCAAGAGCTCAACTTCTCCGGGGAGGCCGCGTAA
- the rplC gene encoding 50S ribosomal protein L3 yields the protein MSLSNRLGLLGRKVGMMRIFTDDGDAIPVTVLDVSNNRVTQVKTAETDGYSAIQVAFGTRKASRVSKPEAGHLAKAGVEAGEILKEFRVAADVASGFKPGAQIPVTTFAVGQLVDVQGTSIGKGFTGTIKRHNFGSQRASHGNSRSHNVPGSISMAQDPGRVFPGKKMSGHLGDVTKTVQNLDVVRVDEARQLLLVRGAVPGSKNGHVVVSPAIKVKAKKGAQ from the coding sequence ATGAGTCTGAGCAACCGTCTCGGTTTGCTGGGCCGCAAGGTGGGCATGATGCGCATCTTCACGGACGATGGCGACGCCATCCCCGTGACCGTGCTGGACGTGTCCAACAACCGCGTCACCCAGGTCAAGACCGCAGAGACCGACGGCTACAGCGCCATCCAGGTGGCGTTCGGCACCCGCAAAGCATCGCGCGTGTCCAAGCCTGAGGCCGGCCACCTCGCGAAAGCGGGCGTCGAAGCTGGCGAAATCCTCAAGGAATTCCGTGTGGCCGCCGATGTGGCGTCCGGCTTCAAGCCCGGCGCCCAAATCCCGGTGACCACCTTTGCCGTGGGCCAACTCGTGGACGTGCAGGGCACCTCCATCGGCAAGGGCTTCACCGGCACCATCAAGCGCCACAACTTCGGCTCGCAGCGCGCGTCGCACGGCAACAGCCGTTCGCACAACGTGCCGGGCTCGATCTCGATGGCGCAGGACCCGGGTCGCGTGTTCCCGGGCAAGAAGATGTCCGGCCACCTCGGTGACGTGACCAAGACCGTGCAAAACCTCGACGTGGTGCGCGTGGACGAAGCCCGCCAGCTGCTGCTGGTGCGCGGCGCCGTCCCCGGCTCGAAGAACGGCCATGTGGTCGTGAGCCCCGCGATCAAGGTCAAGGCCAAGAAGGGAGCCCAGTGA
- the rpsN gene encoding 30S ribosomal protein S14: protein MAKTSLIQRELKREKLVAKYKNKYDELKATANDAKKSDEERYAARLALQQLPRNAYPTRQRNRCELTGRPRGTFRKFGLARNKIRELAFKGDIPGVIKASW, encoded by the coding sequence ATGGCTAAAACTTCCCTCATCCAGCGCGAACTCAAGCGTGAAAAGCTCGTCGCCAAGTACAAGAACAAGTACGACGAACTGAAGGCCACGGCAAATGACGCGAAGAAGTCCGACGAAGAGCGCTACGCCGCCCGTCTGGCCCTTCAGCAACTGCCCCGCAACGCCTACCCGACCCGCCAGCGCAACCGCTGCGAACTGACCGGCCGCCCCCGCGGCACGTTCCGCAAGTTCGGCCTGGCCCGCAACAAGATCCGCGAACTGGCCTTCAAGGGTGACATCCCCGGTGTCATCAAGGCGAGCTGGTAA
- the rplD gene encoding 50S ribosomal protein L4 codes for MQLELLNEQGQATSKVDAPDTVFARDYNEALVHQIVVAFQANARQGTRAQLDRAEVKHTTKKPWRQKGTGRARAGMSSSPLWRGGGRIFPNSPNENFTQKVNKKMYRAGMAAIFSQLAREGRLAVVDSISVDSPKTKQLAAKLKAMGLSSVLVIADQVDDNLALASRNLANVLVVEPRYADPLALVHYKKVLVTKAAIEQLKEMFA; via the coding sequence ATGCAGCTCGAGCTCCTGAACGAACAAGGCCAGGCGACCTCGAAGGTCGACGCGCCCGACACCGTGTTCGCCCGCGACTACAACGAAGCGCTGGTGCACCAGATCGTCGTGGCCTTCCAGGCCAACGCCCGCCAAGGCACGCGCGCCCAGCTGGACCGCGCCGAGGTGAAGCACACGACCAAGAAGCCGTGGCGCCAGAAGGGCACCGGCCGCGCTCGTGCGGGTATGTCGTCCTCGCCGCTGTGGCGCGGGGGTGGTCGCATCTTCCCGAACAGCCCCAACGAAAACTTCACCCAGAAGGTCAACAAGAAGATGTACCGCGCCGGCATGGCCGCCATCTTCTCGCAGCTGGCCCGTGAAGGCCGCCTGGCCGTGGTCGACTCGATCTCGGTCGATTCGCCCAAGACCAAGCAACTCGCCGCCAAGCTGAAGGCCATGGGCCTGTCCAGCGTGCTGGTGATTGCCGACCAGGTGGACGACAACCTGGCGCTGGCTTCGCGCAACCTGGCCAACGTGCTGGTCGTCGAGCCGCGCTACGCCGATCCGCTGGCCCTCGTGCACTACAAGAAGGTGCTCGTGACCAAGGCTGCGATCGAGCAACTCAAGGAGATGTTCGCATGA
- the rpsQ gene encoding 30S ribosomal protein S17, producing MTATAGEIKIDAPGKNQRKLVGKVVSDKRSKTVTVLIERRTKHELYGKIVAKSSKYHAHDEKNEYKLGDTVEIAESRPISKTKSWVVTRLVEKAREV from the coding sequence ATGACTGCCACCGCCGGTGAAATCAAGATCGACGCCCCGGGCAAGAACCAGCGCAAGCTGGTCGGCAAGGTCGTCAGCGACAAGCGTTCCAAGACCGTCACGGTCCTGATCGAGCGTCGGACCAAGCACGAGCTGTACGGCAAGATCGTCGCCAAGTCGAGCAAGTACCATGCGCACGACGAGAAGAACGAGTACAAGCTCGGCGACACCGTCGAGATCGCTGAAAGCCGCCCGATCTCCAAGACCAAGTCGTGGGTCGTCACGCGCCTGGTCGAGAAGGCTCGCGAAGTCTGA
- the rpsJ gene encoding 30S ribosomal protein S10: protein MQKQKIRIRLKAFDYKLIDQSALEIVDTAKRTGAIVKGPVPLPTRMQRFDILRSPHVNKTSRDQFEIRTHQRLMDIVDPTDKTVDALMKLDLPAGVDVEIKLQ, encoded by the coding sequence ATGCAAAAGCAAAAGATCCGCATTCGCCTCAAGGCGTTTGACTACAAGCTGATCGACCAGTCCGCACTGGAGATCGTCGACACAGCCAAGCGCACCGGCGCGATCGTCAAGGGCCCGGTCCCCCTGCCGACCCGCATGCAGCGTTTCGACATCCTGCGTTCGCCGCACGTCAACAAGACGAGCCGCGACCAGTTCGAAATCCGCACGCACCAGCGCCTGATGGACATCGTCGACCCGACCGACAAGACGGTGGACGCGCTGATGAAGCTCGACCTGCCGGCTGGCGTCGACGTCGAGATCAAGCTGCAGTAA
- a CDS encoding peroxiredoxin, which translates to MLKVGDKLPAGALQEFIEVEGNGCSIGPNSFDIAKETAGKTIAVFALPGAYTPTCSAQHVPGYVKQADEFKKAGVDEIWCVSVNDAFVMGAWGRDQKTTGKVRMMADGSAAFANATGLTLDLTARGMGVRSQRYSMLVQDGVVKTLNVEAPGKFEVSGAETLLEQAKKLKA; encoded by the coding sequence ATGCTCAAGGTTGGCGACAAACTCCCCGCAGGCGCACTGCAGGAATTCATCGAGGTCGAAGGCAACGGCTGCTCGATCGGCCCCAACTCCTTTGACATCGCCAAGGAAACGGCCGGAAAGACGATTGCCGTGTTCGCGCTGCCGGGTGCCTATACGCCGACCTGCTCGGCGCAGCATGTGCCGGGCTACGTGAAGCAGGCCGATGAGTTCAAGAAGGCGGGTGTCGACGAGATCTGGTGTGTGTCGGTCAACGACGCTTTCGTGATGGGTGCCTGGGGTCGTGATCAGAAGACGACGGGCAAGGTGCGCATGATGGCCGACGGCAGCGCGGCGTTTGCCAATGCCACTGGCCTGACGCTGGATCTGACGGCGCGCGGCATGGGCGTGCGGTCGCAACGCTACTCGATGCTCGTCCAGGATGGTGTCGTCAAGACGCTGAACGTCGAGGCCCCGGGCAAGTTCGAGGTGAGTGGCGCCGAGACACTGCTGGAGCAGGCCAAGAAGCTGAAGGCCTGA
- the tuf gene encoding elongation factor Tu: protein MAKGKFERTKPHVNVGTIGHVDHGKTTLTAAITTVLSKKFGGEAKAYDQIDAAPEEKARGITINTAHVEYETANRHYAHVDCPGHADYVKNMITGAAQMDGAILVCSAADGPMPQTREHILLARQVGVKYIIVFLNKCDMVDDAELLELVEMEVRELLSKYDFPGDDTPIVKGSAKLAMEGDTGELGEGAIFKLAEALDTYIPTPDRAIDGAFLMPVEDVFSISGRGTVVTGRVERGIIKVGEEIEIVGIKATQKTTCTGVEMFRKLLDQGQAGDNVGILLRGTKREEVERGQVLCKPGSIKPHTHFTAEIYVLSKEEGGRHTPFFNNYRPQFYFRTTDVTGAVELPKDKEMVMPGDNVSITVKLIAPIAMEEGLRFAIREGGRTVGSGVVAKILE from the coding sequence ATGGCAAAAGGCAAATTTGAACGGACCAAGCCGCACGTGAACGTGGGGACGATTGGTCACGTGGACCATGGCAAGACGACGCTGACGGCGGCGATCACGACGGTGCTGTCGAAGAAGTTCGGCGGTGAGGCCAAGGCGTACGACCAGATCGACGCGGCCCCTGAAGAGAAGGCGCGCGGCATCACCATCAACACCGCCCACGTCGAATACGAGACCGCCAACCGCCACTACGCGCACGTCGACTGCCCCGGGCACGCCGACTACGTGAAGAACATGATCACCGGTGCCGCCCAGATGGACGGCGCCATCCTCGTGTGCTCGGCCGCTGACGGCCCCATGCCCCAGACCCGCGAGCACATCCTGCTGGCCCGCCAGGTCGGCGTGAAGTACATCATCGTCTTCCTGAACAAGTGCGACATGGTCGACGACGCCGAGCTGCTCGAGCTCGTCGAGATGGAAGTGCGTGAGCTCCTCAGCAAGTACGACTTCCCCGGTGACGACACCCCCATCGTCAAGGGTTCGGCCAAGCTCGCCATGGAAGGCGACACCGGCGAACTCGGCGAAGGCGCCATCTTCAAGCTGGCTGAAGCCCTGGACACCTACATCCCCACGCCCGATCGCGCCATCGACGGCGCCTTCCTGATGCCCGTGGAAGACGTGTTCTCCATCTCCGGTCGTGGCACCGTGGTGACCGGCCGTGTCGAGCGCGGCATCATCAAGGTCGGCGAAGAAATCGAAATTGTCGGCATCAAGGCCACCCAGAAGACCACCTGCACCGGCGTCGAAATGTTCCGCAAGCTCCTCGACCAAGGTCAGGCAGGCGACAACGTCGGCATCCTGCTGCGCGGCACCAAGCGCGAAGAAGTCGAGCGTGGCCAGGTGCTGTGCAAGCCCGGCTCCATCAAGCCGCACACCCACTTCACCGCCGAGATCTACGTGCTCAGCAAGGAAGAAGGCGGCCGCCATACCCCGTTCTTCAACAACTACCGTCCCCAGTTCTACTTCCGCACGACGGACGTGACCGGTGCGGTGGAGCTGCCCAAGGACAAGGAGATGGTCATGCCGGGCGACAACGTCAGCATCACCGTCAAGCTGATCGCCCCGATCGCCATGGAAGAAGGCCTGCGCTTCGCCATCCGCGAAGGCGGCCGCACCGTCGGCTCGGGCGTCGTCGCCAAGATCCTGGAGTAA
- the rplB gene encoding 50S ribosomal protein L2, whose product MAVIKVKPTSPGRRGVVKVVHPHLYKGKPEASLVESQFQKAGRNNNGHITMRHKGGGHKHHYRVVDFVRNKDGIPAKVERIEYDPNRTAHIALVCYADGERRYIIAPRGLEVGSTVISGAEAPIKAGNTLPIRNIPVGSVIHCIELLPGKGAQIARSAGTSTTLLAREGTYAQVRLRSGEVRRIHIDCRATIGEVSNEEHSLRQYGKAGAIRWKGIRPTVRGVAMNPVDHPHGGGEGRTGEGQVPVSPWNTMTKGYRTRNNKRTQTFIVSRRKK is encoded by the coding sequence ATGGCCGTCATCAAAGTTAAACCGACTTCGCCTGGCCGCCGTGGCGTGGTGAAGGTGGTGCATCCGCACCTCTACAAGGGCAAGCCAGAAGCTTCGCTGGTCGAGTCGCAGTTCCAGAAGGCTGGACGCAACAACAATGGCCACATCACGATGCGTCACAAGGGTGGTGGTCACAAGCACCACTACCGCGTGGTCGATTTCGTGCGCAACAAGGACGGGATCCCCGCGAAGGTCGAGCGCATCGAGTACGACCCCAACCGCACGGCGCACATCGCGCTGGTGTGCTACGCCGACGGCGAGCGCCGCTACATCATCGCCCCGCGTGGCCTCGAAGTGGGTTCCACCGTGATCTCGGGCGCCGAAGCACCGATCAAGGCCGGCAACACGCTGCCCATCCGCAACATCCCCGTGGGTTCGGTGATCCACTGTATCGAGTTGCTGCCGGGCAAGGGCGCGCAGATCGCGCGTTCGGCCGGTACGTCGACGACGCTGCTGGCCCGCGAAGGCACCTACGCCCAGGTTCGCCTACGCTCGGGTGAAGTCCGCCGCATCCACATCGATTGCCGCGCCACCATCGGTGAAGTGTCGAACGAAGAGCACAGCCTGCGCCAGTACGGCAAGGCCGGTGCGATCCGCTGGAAGGGCATCCGCCCGACCGTCCGCGGCGTCGCCATGAACCCGGTGGACCACCCGCACGGCGGCGGCGAAGGCCGTACCGGCGAAGGCCAGGTGCCGGTGTCGCCTTGGAACACAATGACCAAGGGCTACCGCACTCGCAACAACAAGCGCACGCAGACGTTCATCGTCTCGCGTCGCAAGAAGTAA
- the rpsH gene encoding 30S ribosomal protein S8, whose protein sequence is MSMSDPIADMLTRIRNAQMVEKTSVALPSSKLKVAIAQVLKDEGYIESFAITGDKAKPQLEIALKYYAGRPVIEHIERVSRPGLRIYKGRHDIPSVQNGLGVAIVTTPKGVMTDRKARQAGIGGEVLCYVA, encoded by the coding sequence ATGAGCATGAGTGATCCTATCGCCGACATGCTGACGCGCATCCGCAACGCGCAGATGGTCGAGAAGACCAGCGTGGCACTGCCGTCCAGCAAGCTGAAAGTGGCGATCGCCCAGGTCCTGAAGGACGAGGGTTACATCGAGAGCTTCGCCATCACTGGCGACAAGGCCAAGCCGCAGCTCGAGATCGCGCTGAAGTACTACGCCGGCCGTCCCGTGATCGAGCACATCGAGCGCGTGAGCCGTCCCGGCCTGCGCATCTACAAGGGCCGCCACGACATCCCCAGCGTCCAGAACGGTCTGGGTGTGGCCATCGTCACCACGCCGAAGGGCGTGATGACCGACCGCAAGGCACGCCAAGCCGGTATCGGCGGCGAAGTGCTCTGCTACGTCGCCTAA
- the rpsS gene encoding 30S ribosomal protein S19, whose translation MTRSLKKGPFVDQHLQAKVEKAVATKDKKPIKTWSRRSTILPDFIGVTIAVHNGKQHVPVYVTDQMVGHKLGEFALTRTFKGHPADKKANKK comes from the coding sequence ATGACTCGTTCACTCAAGAAGGGTCCGTTCGTCGACCAGCACCTTCAGGCCAAGGTCGAGAAGGCGGTCGCCACCAAGGACAAGAAGCCCATCAAGACCTGGTCGCGCCGCTCGACGATCCTGCCCGATTTCATCGGTGTCACGATCGCCGTGCACAACGGCAAGCAGCACGTGCCGGTGTACGTCACGGACCAGATGGTCGGCCACAAGCTCGGCGAATTTGCGCTCACCCGCACGTTCAAGGGCCATCCGGCTGACAAGAAGGCCAACAAGAAGTAA
- the rpmC gene encoding 50S ribosomal protein L29 yields the protein MKASELRAKDVAALEKEVADLMKAHFGLRMQKATQQLTNHTTLGNTRRDIARAKTILAEKKKGAAK from the coding sequence ATGAAAGCATCCGAACTCCGCGCCAAGGACGTTGCGGCACTCGAGAAGGAAGTGGCTGACCTGATGAAGGCCCACTTCGGTCTGCGCATGCAAAAGGCGACCCAGCAGTTGACCAACCACACGACGCTGGGCAACACCCGCCGTGACATCGCTCGTGCCAAGACCATCCTGGCCGAGAAGAAGAAAGGGGCCGCGAAATGA
- the rplE gene encoding 50S ribosomal protein L5: MAKQQAQAQEGSRTARLQQVYRETIAPALVKKFGYTSPMQVPRITKITLNMGVSEAVSDKKVMEHAVGDLTKIAGQKPVVTKSKKAIAGFKIRDGVPIGCMVTLRGVQMYEFLDRFVTIALPRVRDFRGISGRSFDGRGNYNIGVKEQIIFPEIEYDKVDALRGLNISITTTAKSDDECKALLSAFKFPFKN, translated from the coding sequence ATGGCCAAGCAACAAGCCCAAGCCCAGGAAGGCTCGCGCACTGCGCGCCTGCAGCAGGTCTACCGCGAAACGATCGCGCCTGCCCTCGTGAAGAAGTTCGGCTATACCTCGCCGATGCAGGTGCCGCGCATCACCAAGATCACGCTCAACATGGGTGTGAGCGAGGCTGTGTCCGACAAGAAGGTCATGGAACACGCCGTGGGCGACCTGACCAAGATCGCGGGCCAGAAGCCCGTGGTCACCAAGAGCAAGAAGGCCATCGCCGGCTTCAAGATCCGTGACGGTGTGCCCATCGGTTGCATGGTCACGCTGCGTGGCGTCCAGATGTATGAATTCCTGGACCGTTTCGTGACGATCGCGCTGCCCCGCGTGCGCGACTTCCGCGGCATCTCGGGCCGTTCGTTCGACGGTCGTGGCAATTACAACATTGGCGTCAAGGAACAGATCATCTTCCCCGAGATCGAGTACGACAAGGTGGATGCGCTGCGTGGTCTGAACATCAGCATCACGACGACTGCGAAGAGCGACGACGAGTGCAAGGCGCTGCTGTCGGCCTTCAAATTCCCGTTCAAGAACTGA
- the rplN gene encoding 50S ribosomal protein L14, whose protein sequence is MIQMQSRLDVADNTGAKSVQCIKVLGGSKRRYAGIGDVIKVSIKEAAPRGRVKKGEVYSAVVVRTAKGVRRQDGSLVKFDGNAAVLLNAKLEPIGTRIFGPVTRELRTERFMKIVSLAPEVL, encoded by the coding sequence ATGATTCAAATGCAATCGCGGCTTGACGTCGCGGACAACACTGGCGCGAAGTCCGTCCAGTGCATCAAGGTGCTCGGCGGCTCCAAGCGTCGGTACGCCGGCATTGGCGACGTGATCAAGGTTTCCATCAAGGAAGCCGCGCCGCGTGGCCGCGTGAAGAAGGGCGAGGTCTACAGCGCCGTCGTCGTTCGCACTGCCAAGGGCGTTCGTCGCCAGGACGGTTCGCTGGTGAAGTTCGATGGCAACGCCGCTGTCCTTCTGAACGCCAAGCTCGAGCCGATCGGCACCCGCATCTTCGGCCCGGTGACGCGCGAGCTGCGTACCGAGCGTTTCATGAAGATCGTTTCGCTCGCGCCCGAAGTGCTCTGA
- the rplF gene encoding 50S ribosomal protein L6, which translates to MSRVGKMPIAIPKGVDVSITAEQISVKGSLGTLSRPANALVNVKSADGKLTFAPANESVEADAMSGTMRALVNNMVNGVSKGFERKLTLVGVGFRAQAAGQKLNLQIGFSHPVAKDMPAGIKVETPSQTEIVIKGADRQVVGQIAAEVRAIRPPEPYKGKGIRYADEKVTIKETKKK; encoded by the coding sequence ATGTCCCGCGTTGGAAAAATGCCGATCGCCATCCCCAAGGGTGTGGATGTGTCGATCACCGCTGAGCAGATCAGCGTCAAGGGCTCGCTCGGTACGCTGTCGCGTCCGGCCAATGCCCTGGTGAATGTCAAGAGCGCCGACGGCAAGCTGACCTTTGCCCCCGCCAACGAGTCCGTCGAAGCCGATGCCATGTCCGGCACGATGCGCGCGCTGGTGAACAACATGGTCAACGGGGTCAGCAAAGGCTTCGAGCGCAAGCTGACGCTCGTGGGCGTGGGTTTCCGTGCCCAGGCCGCTGGCCAAAAATTGAACCTGCAGATCGGTTTCTCGCACCCGGTGGCCAAGGACATGCCCGCCGGCATCAAGGTCGAGACGCCGTCGCAGACCGAAATCGTGATCAAGGGCGCCGACCGTCAGGTGGTTGGCCAGATCGCTGCTGAAGTACGCGCGATCCGCCCGCCCGAGCCTTACAAGGGCAAGGGCATCCGCTATGCGGATGAAAAGGTCACGATCAAGGAAACCAAGAAGAAGTAA
- the rplX gene encoding 50S ribosomal protein L24 produces MNKIRKGDQVIVLAGRDKGKRGTVLSRESEDRIVVEGVNVVKKHVKPNPMKGTTGGVVDKTLSIHQSNVAIFNPATGKADRVGIKLVNDAKTNKTTKVRVFRSSGDEIKA; encoded by the coding sequence ATGAACAAGATTCGCAAAGGCGACCAGGTCATCGTGTTGGCCGGCCGCGACAAGGGCAAGCGTGGCACCGTGCTGTCGCGCGAAAGTGAAGACCGCATCGTGGTCGAGGGCGTGAACGTGGTGAAGAAGCACGTCAAGCCGAACCCGATGAAGGGCACGACCGGCGGTGTCGTCGACAAGACCTTGTCGATCCACCAGTCCAACGTCGCCATCTTCAACCCCGCCACCGGCAAGGCCGACCGCGTCGGCATCAAGCTGGTGAACGATGCGAAGACCAACAAGACCACCAAGGTCCGCGTCTTCCGCTCCAGCGGCGACGAAATCAAGGCGTAA
- the rplV gene encoding 50S ribosomal protein L22, which translates to METKAIVRGVRLSADKGRLVADMVRGKKVDQALNILTFTPKKAAGIIKKCLESAIANAEHNDGADIDELTVKTIYVEQGATLKRFSARAKGRGNRISKPTAHIYITVGN; encoded by the coding sequence ATGGAAACCAAAGCTATCGTTCGCGGCGTCCGCCTCTCGGCTGACAAGGGTCGGCTGGTGGCCGACATGGTCCGCGGCAAGAAGGTGGACCAGGCGCTCAACATCCTGACGTTCACCCCCAAGAAGGCTGCCGGCATCATCAAGAAGTGCCTCGAGTCCGCGATCGCGAACGCCGAGCACAACGATGGCGCCGACATCGACGAGCTGACCGTGAAGACGATCTACGTCGAGCAAGGTGCCACGCTGAAGCGCTTCTCCGCGCGGGCCAAGGGCCGCGGCAACCGCATCAGCAAGCCGACCGCGCACATCTACATCACCGTCGGCAACTAA
- the rpsC gene encoding 30S ribosomal protein S3: MGQKIHPTGFRLPVTRNWASRWYASNQNFATMLAEDLKVRDYLKARLKSAAVSRILIERPAKNARITIFSARPGVVIGKKGEDIENLKAELTKRLGVPVAVNIEEVRKPEIDAQLIADSITQQLEKRIMFRRAMKRAMQNAMRLGAQGIKLMSSGRLNGIEIARCEWYREGRVPLHTLKADIDYGFSEAHTTYGVIGVKCWVYRGDRLANGEVAQVKPEVQEDDRRPRRGPRPGGPGAPGGRGDRGAPRRDGGRPTEGAAAAPAPAADAPKAPAVKRVRKAPTEAKGE, translated from the coding sequence ATGGGACAAAAAATCCACCCAACCGGGTTCCGCCTGCCGGTCACGCGCAACTGGGCCTCGCGTTGGTATGCATCGAACCAGAACTTCGCCACCATGCTGGCCGAAGACCTCAAGGTTCGTGACTACCTCAAGGCGCGCCTGAAGAGCGCCGCGGTCTCGCGCATCCTGATCGAGCGCCCCGCCAAGAACGCCCGCATCACCATCTTCTCGGCTCGTCCGGGCGTGGTGATCGGCAAGAAGGGCGAGGACATCGAAAACCTGAAGGCCGAACTGACCAAGCGTCTGGGCGTGCCCGTCGCGGTCAACATCGAAGAAGTGCGCAAGCCCGAGATCGATGCCCAGCTGATCGCCGACAGCATCACCCAGCAGCTCGAGAAGCGCATCATGTTCCGCCGCGCGATGAAGCGCGCGATGCAGAACGCCATGCGCCTGGGCGCCCAGGGCATCAAGCTGATGTCGTCGGGTCGCCTGAACGGCATCGAAATCGCCCGCTGCGAGTGGTACCGCGAAGGCCGCGTGCCCCTGCACACCCTCAAGGCGGACATCGACTACGGCTTCTCCGAGGCTCACACCACCTACGGTGTGATCGGCGTGAAGTGCTGGGTCTACCGCGGTGACCGCCTGGCCAACGGCGAGGTCGCCCAGGTCAAGCCCGAGGTGCAGGAAGACGATCGTCGCCCGCGCCGTGGCCCCCGCCCGGGTGGCCCTGGCGCACCGGGTGGCCGTGGCGACCGTGGCGCTCCGCGCCGTGACGGTGGCCGTCCGACCGAAGGTGCCGCTGCAGCCCCTGCGCCGGCTGCCGATGCGCCCAAGGCGCCGGCCGTCAAGCGTGTGCGCAAGGCGCCCACCGAGGCCAAAGGAGAATAA
- the rplR gene encoding 50S ribosomal protein L18, with protein sequence MSLTKKDQRIRRSRQTRARIAVQRVARLTVFRTNLHIYANVISDDGTKVLASASTAEADVRKELGAAGKGGNVSAATLIGKRIAEKAKAAGIEKVAFDRAGFAYHGRVKALAEAAREAGLQF encoded by the coding sequence ATGTCTCTGACCAAGAAGGACCAGCGCATTCGCCGCTCCCGCCAGACGCGTGCCCGCATCGCGGTGCAACGTGTGGCTCGCCTGACCGTGTTCCGCACCAACCTGCACATCTACGCCAACGTCATCTCCGACGACGGCACCAAGGTGCTGGCCAGTGCCTCGACCGCCGAGGCCGACGTGCGCAAGGAACTGGGCGCCGCCGGCAAGGGTGGCAATGTCAGCGCCGCCACCCTGATCGGCAAGCGCATCGCCGAGAAGGCCAAGGCTGCCGGCATCGAGAAGGTTGCGTTCGACCGTGCTGGTTTCGCTTATCACGGCCGCGTGAAGGCCCTCGCCGAAGCCGCGCGTGAAGCCGGCCTGCAGTTCTAA
- the rplP gene encoding 50S ribosomal protein L16 has translation MLQPARRKFRKEQKGRNTGVATRGAAVSFGDFGLKATERGRLTARQIEAARRAISRHIKRGGRIFIRIFPDKPISQKPAEVRMGNGKGNPEYYVAEIVPGKVLYEINGVPEQLAREAFKLASAKLPLSTTFVARQVGA, from the coding sequence ATGCTGCAACCCGCACGCAGAAAATTCCGCAAGGAACAAAAGGGTCGCAACACCGGTGTCGCCACGCGTGGCGCTGCCGTGTCGTTCGGCGACTTCGGCCTCAAGGCCACCGAGCGCGGCCGCCTGACGGCGCGCCAGATCGAAGCGGCTCGCCGCGCGATCTCGCGCCACATCAAGCGCGGTGGTCGCATCTTCATCCGCATCTTCCCCGACAAGCCGATCTCGCAGAAGCCGGCCGAAGTCCGCATGGGCAATGGCAAGGGCAACCCCGAGTACTACGTGGCCGAGATCGTGCCGGGCAAGGTGCTGTACGAAATCAACGGCGTGCCCGAGCAGCTGGCCCGCGAAGCGTTCAAGCTGGCTTCGGCTAAGCTGCCGCTGAGCACCACGTTCGTCGCCCGCCAAGTGGGCGCCTGA